The following proteins are encoded in a genomic region of Sesamum indicum cultivar Zhongzhi No. 13 unplaced genomic scaffold, S_indicum_v1.0 scaffold00471, whole genome shotgun sequence:
- the LOC105180261 gene encoding cytochrome P450 CYP749A22-like, which produces MKLGFLIFKNADKVRPFGIEKIWKTQDDIESDKIEQSLRDSLMVMRKRREEKVLTGQADNFGSDFLGSLLRVHHDADKKNRISLDDVIDECKVFFLAGHETTSSLLSWTFLLLAIHTDWQDKARKEVLELFGQENPTAEGLPRLKTASMIINEALRLYGPVASLVRRVARKVRVGKYVLPANMELQISPLALHRNPEIWGEDAHLFKPERFAEGIATATRNNPMAFLPFGYGPRTCVGLNFANNEVKIALSMILQRYKFTLSPSYIHSPLSLVTIRPQHGVQIMLQKL; this is translated from the exons AAGTTCGACCTTTTGGAATCGA aaaaatttggaaaacaCAAGATGACATTGAATCAGACAAAATCGAGCAGTCCCTTCGTGACTCTCTCATGGTAATGAGGAAAAGGAGGGAAGAAAAGGTACTAACAGGACAAGCAGACAACTTTGGGAGCGATTTCCTAGGATCACTCCTGAGAGTTCACCATGATGCAGACAAGAAAAACAGAATTTCATTAGATGATGTCATCGATGAATGCAAAGTATTCTTTCTTGCTGGACATGAAACAACTAGCAGCCTGCTGTCCTGGACTTTTCTTCTGTTAGCAATCCACACAGATTGGCAAgataaagcaagaaaagaagTTCTTGAATTGTTTGGCCAAGAAAACCCAACAGCAGAAGGCCTTCCCAGATTGAAAACA GCTAGCATGATTATCAATGAGGCCTTAAGGCTTTACGGCCCAGTAGCAAGTCTAGTAAGAAGAGTGGCAAGGAAAGTTAGGGTGGGGAAATATGTACTCCCGGCTAACATGGAGTTGCAGATTTCTCCTTTAGCCCTTCACAGAAATCCAGAAATATGGGGAGAAGATGCTCATCTTTTCAAACCAGAGAGATTTGCAGAAGGGATAGCAACAGCGACAAGGAACAACCCGATGGCCTTCCTCCCCTTTGGATATGGACCAAGAACTTGTGTTGGGTTGAACTTTGCAAACAATGAAGTGAAGATAGCACTGTCAATGATTCTTCAGCGTTATAAGTTTACATTGTCACCGAGTTATATTCACTCTCCTCTTTCTCTTGTGACAATACGCCCGCAACATGGCGTGCAGATCATGCTTCAGAAGTTGTAA